In the Helicobacter sp. 'house sparrow 1' genome, CAGATCCAAGAGAACTAAAAAAGGCTATTGTACTTGCACAAAAATATGAGCATGTCTATTTTGCTGTAGGAATACATCCTTATGATCTAGAGTATGGAGATACGCAAGAGCTAAAAAAATTTATTAACCATCCAAAGTGTGTTGCAGTGGGTGAGTGTGGGTTGGATTATTTTAGATTGCCTCATGATGGCGTAGAAGAATATAAGGCCTATCAAAAAAAGAGATTTATGGAACAAATACTTTTGGCAATAGAATTTGATAAACCCTTGATATTGCATGTCAGAGAAGCAAGTCATGATGCTTTTGAGATTTTAAGTAAGTTTTCACAGATTAGGGGGGTATTGCATTGCTATAATGCAGATGAAATACTTTTAAAGTTAAAGGATAATTTTTATTATGGCATTGGTGGAGTATGCACTTTTACTAATTCAAAAAAAATCATTAATGTTTTACCAAAGATTCCTTTAGAGCGATTATTGTTAGAAACTGATGCACCTTATCTTACACCCACTCCATTTAGAGGACATCGTAATGAGCCTGCTTATATTCCTCTAATTGCAAAAAAAATTGCTGAGATTTTGAGCATTCCCTTACAAGATGTTCAGAGTATTACAACACAAAATGCACAAAAATTATTTAGGATTTAGCTATAAGTTAAGCAAAAATGAAGTAAAATAAGGGTTTTTATTTGAAGGAGTAGAGTGTTTAAAATTAGATTACTAGGCTTAGTTTTTGTAACTTTGGCACCATTATTTGGAGATTTTAATCGTTTACTCCATGATCGTTATAGCGAGGGCATTTTAAATTCTTTTGGAGTAAGTGGGAGCTTTTTAACAAAACTTCAACAAAAAAATATTACAAATCCAAATCGTTTATATACAAAATGGGATTTCTTCTTAGAGCAATTTGATAATGGGTATGAATTTATCCCTGTTTTACGCTCCATTATGGTTGAAGCAGGCATACCTCAAGAGTTTTTATTTTTAGCAATGGCAGAATCTGGTTTTTCTGTTCGTGCATATAGCTCAAAAAAAGCAGCAGGTATTTGGCAAATTATGCCAAATACTGCCAAGAGCTTGGGACTAAAAATTAATGAATATATTGATGAAAGAAGAGACCCAATAAAAAGTACCCAAGCAGCGGCTAGATATCTAAGATATCTTTATAAGAATACAGGAGAATGGTATTTGGCTGCTATGGCTTATAATTGTGGTATTGGGAGATTAAAAAAAGCAATCCAAAAAGCTGGAAGTAGTGATATAGAGGTTTTATTGGATGAAGAAAAAAAATATGTTCCAAAAGAAACCAGGGAATATATTAGAATGATTCTAGAGATGTCTTTAGCTTTTAATAACTATGAGAGACTTCAAAGTAGTGATAAAAAATACCTTTTAAATCGTGGAGCCAATGATAGTATCGTTGGAGTCAAAATAAAATCAGGAACCACTCTGGAATATATTGCAGAACAATTGGATATGTCCCTAGTGGATCTAAAAAAATACAATCGGCAATTTAGATACAACTTCTTACCTCCAGGAGGGGGTGACTACACAGTTTATATTCCTTATGAAAAGCTCTCATATTTCCGACAAGCTTATATTCCTGATGAGAATCCTAATAAGATATTTGTGTTGCATCAGATTAAAAAAGGCGATACTCTTTATGCGCTGGCAAAAAAATATAATGTAAGTATTGAAAAAATCAAGATTGCCAACCAGATGGATAAGGTTTCTTTGAAGATAAATCAAAAAATCATTATTCCGGTAGTTCGCGAAGAGAATAAAAAAGTCGCTCATAAGGGAAGTTATTGAAACGATTTGCCCCCCTTATTATAACTGTGGGAATTTTTTTTTGGGGATGCGCACCTCAGAGTTCTTATAAAGGCGGAGTAGGAGCCTTTAAAGAGTATGAAGGCTACCAAGAATGGAAGAATAAGGGATATACCTTAAACTTTTCTAATCAAGATTATGGAGACTATACGCAAAATTTCTCTGGTGGAAATATCCCCTCAGATATTTTTAATAAAGATTCCTCTATGATGAATGGTATGAGAGAATCTGCAGCAATCCAGAGAGCCACGATGAGGCCTTATAAGATCGCGGGGAAGTGGTATTATCCTAGTCGTGTAGATGTGGGTGATATTTTTGATGGTATCGCAAGTTGGTATGGCCCCAATTTCCATGACAAAAAAACCTCAAATGGTGAAGTTTATAATATGTATGCACATACAGCAGCGAGTAAAACTTTGCCTATGAATACAATTGTTAAAGTGTATAACAAAGAAAATGGAAAGATTACAATTGTAAGAATCAATGATAGGGGACCCTTTGTTGATGGAAGAATTATTGATCTATCTAATGTAGCAGCGCATGATATTGGAATGGTAGATAAAGGGACTGCACAGGTAAGAATTGAAGTGATTGGTTTTGGTGGAATGGTGGCAAAGAATTATGAAAAGAAATTTCAAAAAGACTTACAAAAGGCTTCAAGCGAACTGAGCAGTGAGTTTAAAGTGGGAGATTCTGAGGAGGCTGTAGAGGGTGGTAATTTTGCTCTCCAAGTAGGGGCTTTTAAGCGTGAAGAGGGTGCCAATGAGGTAAAACAAAGATTTGAAAGGATTATTCAAAATAACACAAATGGCTATAGTGTAGAAATTAGAAAAGATGAAAAGCTTTATCGTGTATTTGTGAAAGGTTTTCGTAGTGAAGATGAAGCAAGTGATTTTGGATTAAATAATGAGCTGGAGAATCCTATTGTAGTAAGAGAATAGGATAAATTTTTAAGCAAGACAATAAAATAAGGTGATGGTAAAATTAAAATAATTCTTCATGGTAGTAGGTTTGGAATAAAAGATATAGTGAAGAAGGCTATGGAATTGCAATAAGAGATAATTAAGAGGGGGTAATTTTCATATGCGGAGTTTTGAAAAAGTAGATATGATAACAAATAAACACAGAGTACCATTAATCTAAAAAAAATTAAAGAGGGGAGAAAATTAGTGTTTTTGATGATAAAAAATTTTAGGGTATTTATGATTGCATTACATAGGGTGTTTGATCTATGTGATAAGATTGTGATACGAAATATAAAGGGATGTATATGATTGAACTTTTGTTGCTTGATATGGATGGGACTTTAACAGATGGTAAGCTTTATTATCTACATACAAGAGAGGAGTTTAAGGCATTTAATGTTCAAGATGGTATGGGGATTACTTGTTGGCTTGAGCTTAAAAAGAAAATTGCAATAATTTCTGGAAGAGCTTCTCAAAGTGCTATGGCACGGACAAAAGACTTGGGGATAGATGAATGTTTTTTTGGGATAAAAGATAAAGGAGAAGTTGCACTAGAGCTTATGAAAAAATATAAACTTCAAGCAGACCAGGTTGCTTGTATGGGTGATGATATTAATGACTTGTTAATGTTTGATGTTTGTGGATTAAAGATAGCACCCGCAAATGCTGTGCAAAGAGTAAAAGAAAATGCTGATTTGATATTAAATCATAGCGGTGGTGAAGGTGCTGTCAGGGAAGCCATTGATTATATATTACAAAAAGAAGGATTAGAGGGAAAGGTTCTTGAATTTTTTAAAAAATAATACAATTTTATGTTTTTTTTTAGTTCTGCTGTTTATTACAATTTTTGCTTTATTCTCTTTCAAGCCAAGGGGAGAAGTCTTTGCTGATGTAGATGGTGTTGATATTGCAAAGATAGATGTGCATAACTTTACAATGCATCAAATGAAAAAGGATGTAATTGATACTCTCATACAAGGGCAGGATGCAACGCAGTATCAAGGGTATGAAGTTTTTAAAAATATTACTGTGAGTAGAAGCTTAGAAAATAATTTAATTGAAACAATTAGTAGTAAGTATGTGCATCGAAAGAAAGATATTTATAGTTTTTATGATGGAGTTGATTATAAGCGTAGTGATGGATTTGCATTTTATTCCCAAGCAGGAGTTTTGAATCTTGATAGGGAGCTTTTTAAGGGAAAGGGTAATTTTAGGCTACGCAATAAAGATGGAAATGTGAGGGGCAAAGACATTGTTTATGATAGAAAAAATGCTATGATTTTTGCTCAAAAGATTCAAGCAGAAACCATTTTAGAGGGTGATAAGTGAAAAGAAGTATCTTTTTTATGCTATTTGCTTTAAGCTATATGTTTGGTGCGGAATTGCTTGAAATTAGTGCAGATAGATTCTCAAGTAATGAAAAAACAGGGGAAAGTATTGTTGAGGGGAATGTCCGTGTTACAAAAGGTCGAGATAAGCTTGATGCAAAAAAAATGTTTGTTTATACCAATGAAAAGAGACAGTTGGTTAAAATAGTTGCACAAGGGAGTGTTATGTTCTCTATCACCACACAAGATGGTAGAAAAATGAATGGAAAAACAGAAACACTAACCTATAATGCAGTAGATGGGGAATATCATCTTCAAAAAAATGCAGAGATTCAAGAGGAGGGAAAGGAGAATAGTATTAGAGGAGATGAGATCTTTTTAAATAATAAAACAGGTTATATCAATGTGGTAGGAAATAAAAATAAGCCTGCTAAATTAATTTTTAATCTTGAAGAAACCAAACAATGATACAGGTTAAGAAATCTTATTTTTTAACTTCTGCTAAGACTTTATCTTCGTGTCCTCCTGCAGAGATTGCAGAGGTTGCATTACTTGGAAGAAGTAATGTTGGCAAAAGCACTTTTATTAATCTGATTTTAGATTCTGCTAAGTTGGCAAAGAGTTCTTCTACTCCAGGTAAAACCCAGTTAATTAATTTTTTTAAAACCTGTTGGAGATATAAAGAACAAGATTTTAATTTTTGTTTTGTAGATTTGCCTGGGTTTGGATATGCCAAGATTTCAAAACAAATAAAACAGGAATGGGAAAAAAATCTTTGGTTTTTTTTACAAAATCGCTCTTCGATTAAGTTGTTTATCCATCTTATTGATTCTAGACATCAAGACTTGGAGATTGATAAGAGGGTTTATGAGGTTTTAGCTTCTCATTGTCGCGGAGATCAAAGAATATTGAAAATCTATACAAAGTGTGACAAGATTACATCAAATCAAAGAGGAGCTCTCATCCAGAAAAATGGAGTTATTATAAGCAGTAATGAAGCTATTTTAAAAAAGCACTCTCTTTCTAAAAATACAGTGAGAGAGGCTATCTTGCATCAGGTTTTTGAAAATGATAGTTTATAAAAAACCCTGTGTAGAGGATGTGGATTCTATCTTTTTAATCCTTCAAAAAGAGGTAGAAAAAGGCCTTGTTTTGTTTAAGAGCAAGGAGGATATTTTAAAAGACATCCGCTCTTATTTTGTTGCAAAAGATGGAGATAGGGTTGTTGGATTTTGTGCCTTGAGAATCTATACTCAAGATCTTGCAGAAATTAGAAGCCTTGTAGTTGATGAAGCTTATCGAAAGCAAGGTATTGCAAAAAAACTAATCTTGCATAATTTGCAAGAAGGAGAAGAGTTAGGAATTAAAAGCTTTCTTGTTTTGACTTATAGACCAAATTTGTTTAAACTTCTAGGATTTAAAGAAATACAAAAGGATGAGGTGCCTCATCAAAAAATATGGGCGGATTGTGTTGTATGCAAGAATTTTCCAGTATGTCAAGAAATAGCTCTGTTAAAAACATTATAGCTAATGTAATTCTTTTAGTTGTTTTTGTTTGCTACCTATCTTTAAGCAGTATTTATGTGATTTTTCCACCATTATTGGGTATTTTGTTTGCAAAATATATCAGGGACTGTAGGGAAGCAAATTTTTTTGGAATGTTTATAGTTTTGCTTTTGTGTGTATTTTTTGAATTAGAAAAATCAAATATGATTGGTCCTTTGTATCTGCTTTTTTTGTTTTTGTCTTATGTGGTTTCAAAAACTGCTCTGATTTTGCAAGAAACAACTAGGATGTTTCGATTGATTTATGTTTTCTTGCCCTATATTTTTTATTTTTTTATTTTGCAAAGCTTGACAATTATAAATCATCAACCACCTATCCCTTTTAATGCATTGGTTTTATGGTATTTATTTTGTGAGAGTGTGATTATATTATGGAAAAAATAAATTTTAGAATCACTGTTATTGTTGTATTCTTTATCGTGATTTGGTGTATTTTATTATTGCGTATTTTTGCAATCAGCATTCAGTCTAACCAATATTATACACAGCTTGCACAAAAGAATATTACAAGAAAAGATATCGATGTTCCATTTAGGGGTCTAATTAGGGATAGAAATGGAACTCTGGTTGCACTAAATCAACTAGGCTTTTCAATTTCTTTTGATCCTTATTTGAAAAAACAACAACTAAAAGAACAGATTGAGTTTTTGTTGAAATGCTTTCCAGAATTAAAACCACAAGATATAGAAAAAAATTATATGCGTGAGAGATCCTCTTACAATCATACGCCCATTAAGGTTGTGAAGTTTCTTGATTATGAAAGAGTGCAAAAAAAATATGCCTATCTCATTCAAAATCCTTTTATTTTTGTAGAACCATCTTCAAGGCGCCATTATCCTTTTAACTCTAGCGCATCTCATATTATTGGGTATGTAGGGGCTAGCGATGAGGGAGATTTAGCTAAAAATAGTGTTAGTAAATATACAGGTGTGGTTGGAAAAACAGGAATTGAGAAAAAATACAATTCATTTTTGCAAGGTGAGATTGGAGAGAAAATTGTTACAGTAGATTCTCATAACCGGATAGTGTCTGTGAGATATGAAAAGGATAGTGCAAGTCAAAATGAGTTGAGTATCACCATTGATATGAGATTGCAAAAGATTGCAGATGAGGCATTTTTAGGCAAAAATGGTGCTGTGATTGTAATGGATGTAAAAACAGGAGAGATCTTAGTTGCAGGGAGTTATCCAGAATACAATCTTAATGACTTTGTAGGAGGGATAAGTCACGCAAAATGGAATGCCTTGCAAGAAGATCTCTCAAATCCACTTCTAAATAAGCTTGTAAATGGGCTTTATGCTCCAGGATCTGTTATAAAAATGGGAATGGCACTCGCACTCCTTGAATATGCTGGAATTAATGAGCGTACTTTGATTGATACACCAGGGTATATTGAGCTTGGAGGAAGAAAATTTAGAGATTGGAAGGTAGGAGGGCATGGAAAAAGTGATGTGGTAAAGGCTATTAGAGAATCTGTAGATGTGTATTTTTATAAATTATCCCAACAAGCAGGAATGACTAATATTGCTAATGTTTTAGGTGAAATGGGGTTTGGACAAAAAACAGGAGTAGATTTGCCTAATGAATTTGTGGGAATTCTTCCAAGTCCTGAGTGGAAAATGTCAAAAGGCCAGCCCTGGTATTTAGGAGATACAGTTGTAACTTCAATTGGGCAAGGTTCTTTTTTGGTTACTCCAATGCAAATTGCAAGATATACAGGGTTGATGGCTACAGGATTGTTGGTTACTCCACATTTTGCAAAATCTTTTCGAAATATCGCAAGTGAATTTGAAGTAAAAGATGTGCTAAATGATTTTCAAAAATCAAAAATTAAGTTCATACAAGAAGGAATGTATCAAGCTTGTAATGCACATGGAGGAACAGCTAGAAGATCTACAGTAGATTCTTTGGTATCCATTGCATGTAAAACAGGAACAGCACAGGTTGTAAGTATTCCGCAAAATATTAAAGTGCGGATTAAAGAGAGCGAGTTACCTTATTATCACAGATCGCATGCTTGGATGACAGGATATGCTCCCTATAAGAATCCAAAGTATGCAATTACAGTTTTTATCGAACATGGAGAGAGTGGAGGAAATGCAGGCCCTATTATGGCAAAGATGGTAAATGCACTTAAGAAGTATCACTACATCAAGTAAAAATTCAAAAGTGAGGGTAGAAAAGATTTCTTTGTCCCAATTCCACCCTAATATAAGGACTTAAATATTAATGTAAGAAATGTCTGATTCCACTAAAGTATAAAGCAATATTATTTGCATCAGCACATTGGATAATTTCATCATCTCGGATACTTCCTCCAGGCTCAATAATTGCCTTTACTCCTATGCTTGCAGCCATTTCAATACTATCTTTAAAAGGGAAAAAAGCTTCAGAAGCTAAAACACAACCTTCAAGATCTAAACCCATCTCTTTTGCTTTTTTTATGGCTGCATAAGAGGCATCAATACGACTAGTCATTCCCATACCAATTGCTACCAATGCTTGATTTTTAACATAAGCAACACAATTGGATTTGGTTAAAGCAGCAATGATATATGCAATTTCTAAGTCTTCTAAGGTTTTTTCTGAAGCAGAAATTTTTCCCATTTGCTTGGAGTTTTTAACTTCATCATCTAATATTTTGTCATTTTGTTGATAAACCAATCCACCCTCAATACGCTTAAAATCATATAAATCTCTATGCTGATATAAAATTCCCTCACCAAAGCTAAAAATTTTGGTTCTTTTTTTATTTTCAAAAATTTTTAGGGCTTCCTTTGTAATCCCCGCACTTACTAAAACCTCAATATAGGTTTTTGATATTTCAATTGCTAATTCTTCATCAATTACCCCATTTACTGCGACAACACCACCATAAGCACTGATATTATCACATTTTAAAGCCTCTTGATAACTTTGGAGCAAGCTGTCTTTGATTGCAAAGCCACAGGGGTTACCATGTTTTATAATGCTTACAGCCTTTGCATCTTTAAAGCTAGAAGCAAGTTTGATGGCTGCATTAATATCTGTAAGATTATTAAAACTAGCTTCACCTTTTAGGATTTTTAAATGGTTTTTATAAATACTATTAAACTCATAGAAAGCACCCTTTTGATGAGGATTTTCTCCATATCTTGTGGGGAATACTTTTTTAGCACAGATAAAAACATTTTCTCCAAATCCATTATGATATTTTTGATTCATATAATTTGCAATAACTGCATCATAGTATGCTGTATGATTAAAGGCTTTAATCATCATCTCTCTTCTAAACTCTAGTGTGTTTTGATTATTTTTTAATCTTTCTAGCACTAAGGAATAATCATCTTTGTTTGTTATAACAAGAACATCTTTAAAATTTTTTGCTGCTGCCCTAATCATAGTAGGGCCTCCGATATCTATATTTTCAATAATAGTTTCAAAATCATCGGTTTTTTGAATAGTTTCTTCAAAAGGATAGAGATTTACACATACAATATCTATTGCTTCTATACCCTTTTGCTTTGCAATTTCCACATCGGCTTTTTTATCTCTCTGGTATAGGATTCCACCATGTATTTTTGGATGCAAGGTCTTTACTCTTCCTTCAAACATCTCTTCACTTTGTGTATAGTTTCCGATATCTAGAGCTTCAACCCCATTATCTTGTAGAGTTTTTAGTGTCCCTCCTGTGCTTAAAATTGTAAAACCTAATTCTCTTAATCCCTTTGCAAAATCAACAATCCCTTCTTTATTGCTTACGCTTAATAATGCATGCATTGCCATTCATCCTTGAGTAAAATTTATTGCATTATGCCTGATAAAGCCTTAGAATCTCATCAAACAAAAGATCTTTTGATAAAAATTTAATCTCCTTAAACTGATTTTTATTAAAGGTTTTTTGACGTTTTGCAAGTTGCATTGTATGATTGATAATTTGCTCCTTTAGACATTCCAAGTTTATTTTATTTTCTAAAAAATCTATGCATTCTTTTGGGCCTATTGCTTTAAAAGGTTGAGAGGTTTTTTTATATTTTTTCAACAAATTTTCCATTTCTAAAATACCTCCATTAAGAAGCATTTCTTCTGTGCGCTTGATAATTCTTTGTCGCAAAACTTCCCGATTTATATCAATACAAAAAATGTCAATAGGATAGGGAAATGGCAAGGGAGGGTTATCTTTAAAATATTGAGATGGGGGAGTATTTGTGCTAAAAAGTATTTCCAAGCCTTTTTGGATTCTATAACTATCTTGAGGTTTTATGTTTTTAGCAAAAAATTCATCTTTTTCTAGCAAGGTCTTATAAGGATTTTTAAGGCAAGAAATTTGATTTTTAATCTCTTGAGAGATTGGAGGCAATGGACTTAGTCCCTGAATGATGGCTTTGAGATAAAAACTACTTCCACCTACAATCAATAAAATTTTTTTTTGAGTTTCTTTGATTGCTTCTAAAAGAAGATTCTTAAAAATAGTAGCATTGTTTTCTTCAAAGATTTCTAATCGATCAACACCATAATGTGTGATCTCTGTTCTATCCTTTAAACTTGGTTTTGCAGATAAAATATCGATCTCTTTATAAATACTCAAAGAATCTAAAGAAAAAATTTCTGCATCAAGCTCTTTTGCAAGTGAGATTGCAAGATCACTCTTGCCACTCCCACTAGATCCTAAAATGGCTATTAATTTTGGTGCTATAAGTTCCATAGGCAGATTCTAACAAATTTTAGAGATTGAGATTGATGAATAAATTAGAGCATAGGAGAAGAGACCTATGCTTTTAAAAAGATTCCATTTACAACAATTGGCAATATACTCAAGATTCCTAAAAAAATTACTCCAAAGTTTAAGCGATGGTATTGCTTGAGTGCAAGCGAAGTGATAATATATGTTAGAAATCCTCCAGCCAAACCATTTGCAATAGAGTAAGTTAGGGGCATTAAAATAATTGCAAAAAACGCACTAATACCCACGGGTAAATCAGAAAAATCAATATTTTTGATCTCTAAAAACATCAATGCACCCACAACTACCAATGCAGGATAGATTGCAAAATCAGGTATGGAAGCAAAAAGTGGAAATAAGAATAAGCTTAGTGCAAAAAAGAGTGCGCAAAATACAGAAGTTAGACCCGTTCTTCCTCCCTCACTCACGCCACTAGCACTTTCTAAAAAACTTGTTGTGGTGGATACACCAAGACTTGCACCTACAACTGTCGCAGCAGCATCAACACCAAGAGTTCTCTCTAGTGTCTTATCGCCTTTGTTATCCTTATTTTGAAAAAGTCCAATTTTAGCCCCAACACCTGCAAGTGTGCCTAGGGAATCAAATAAATCTAGAATGAGTAGCGAGATGATTGTAGGTATCAGCGCTACACTTAAGATACCCATAAAGTCCATTTTAAGGGCTATTGGTGCAATAGAAGCGGGAATTGAAAAAATACTTTGAGGCAAAGAAGTAAGATTAAAAAAATAACCTAAGACAGAGCAAGAAACAATTCCAATCAAAAATGAAGCATAAATATTTTTAGCACTTAGAAATAAAATAATCATAATCCCAAATAAACCAATCCAAATTTTTGGAGAATTTAGATTCCCTAATTCGGGTAATCCAATGGGAGATATTTGAATAATGCCAAGAGATCTGAGTCCAATTGCGCAGATAAAAGCACCAAGACCACCGGCAAGAGCAAATCTCAAACCAGAAGGAATATTTTTAATCAACCAAGTTCGTAGTTTTGTCAAAGAAACAATTAAAAAGATCACACCAGAGAGAAAAACAGCTCCAAGGGCTTGTTCCCAAGATAAACCCATTCCCTTTACCATTCCATAGGAAAAATATGCATTTAATCCCATTCCAACACTCATTGCCACAGGAACCTTAGCTATGATTCCACTTAGAAGTGTTGCAATAATAGTAGCAAGAGTAACAGCAGTGATTAGAGCTTCTTTGGGCATACCTGAATCTGAGAGAACAGAAGAGGCTACAGGAACAATAT is a window encoding:
- a CDS encoding TatD family hydrolase, giving the protein MFIDTHCHLNDEKFHQDIDKVILNATDANIGKIIIPGADPRELKKAIVLAQKYEHVYFAVGIHPYDLEYGDTQELKKFINHPKCVAVGECGLDYFRLPHDGVEEYKAYQKKRFMEQILLAIEFDKPLILHVREASHDAFEILSKFSQIRGVLHCYNADEILLKLKDNFYYGIGGVCTFTNSKKIINVLPKIPLERLLLETDAPYLTPTPFRGHRNEPAYIPLIAKKIAEILSIPLQDVQSITTQNAQKLFRI
- a CDS encoding lytic transglycosylase domain-containing protein translates to MFKIRLLGLVFVTLAPLFGDFNRLLHDRYSEGILNSFGVSGSFLTKLQQKNITNPNRLYTKWDFFLEQFDNGYEFIPVLRSIMVEAGIPQEFLFLAMAESGFSVRAYSSKKAAGIWQIMPNTAKSLGLKINEYIDERRDPIKSTQAAARYLRYLYKNTGEWYLAAMAYNCGIGRLKKAIQKAGSSDIEVLLDEEKKYVPKETREYIRMILEMSLAFNNYERLQSSDKKYLLNRGANDSIVGVKIKSGTTLEYIAEQLDMSLVDLKKYNRQFRYNFLPPGGGDYTVYIPYEKLSYFRQAYIPDENPNKIFVLHQIKKGDTLYALAKKYNVSIEKIKIANQMDKVSLKINQKIIIPVVREENKKVAHKGSY
- a CDS encoding septal ring lytic transglycosylase RlpA family protein, coding for MKRFAPLIITVGIFFWGCAPQSSYKGGVGAFKEYEGYQEWKNKGYTLNFSNQDYGDYTQNFSGGNIPSDIFNKDSSMMNGMRESAAIQRATMRPYKIAGKWYYPSRVDVGDIFDGIASWYGPNFHDKKTSNGEVYNMYAHTAASKTLPMNTIVKVYNKENGKITIVRINDRGPFVDGRIIDLSNVAAHDIGMVDKGTAQVRIEVIGFGGMVAKNYEKKFQKDLQKASSELSSEFKVGDSEEAVEGGNFALQVGAFKREEGANEVKQRFERIIQNNTNGYSVEIRKDEKLYRVFVKGFRSEDEASDFGLNNELENPIVVRE
- a CDS encoding KdsC family phosphatase — protein: MIELLLLDMDGTLTDGKLYYLHTREEFKAFNVQDGMGITCWLELKKKIAIISGRASQSAMARTKDLGIDECFFGIKDKGEVALELMKKYKLQADQVACMGDDINDLLMFDVCGLKIAPANAVQRVKENADLILNHSGGEGAVREAIDYILQKEGLEGKVLEFFKK
- the lptA gene encoding lipopolysaccharide transport periplasmic protein LptA, with product MKRSIFFMLFALSYMFGAELLEISADRFSSNEKTGESIVEGNVRVTKGRDKLDAKKMFVYTNEKRQLVKIVAQGSVMFSITTQDGRKMNGKTETLTYNAVDGEYHLQKNAEIQEEGKENSIRGDEIFLNNKTGYINVVGNKNKPAKLIFNLEETKQ
- the yihA gene encoding ribosome biogenesis GTP-binding protein YihA/YsxC — protein: MIQVKKSYFLTSAKTLSSCPPAEIAEVALLGRSNVGKSTFINLILDSAKLAKSSSTPGKTQLINFFKTCWRYKEQDFNFCFVDLPGFGYAKISKQIKQEWEKNLWFFLQNRSSIKLFIHLIDSRHQDLEIDKRVYEVLASHCRGDQRILKIYTKCDKITSNQRGALIQKNGVIISSNEAILKKHSLSKNTVREAILHQVFENDSL
- a CDS encoding N-acetyltransferase, whose protein sequence is MIVYKKPCVEDVDSIFLILQKEVEKGLVLFKSKEDILKDIRSYFVAKDGDRVVGFCALRIYTQDLAEIRSLVVDEAYRKQGIAKKLILHNLQEGEELGIKSFLVLTYRPNLFKLLGFKEIQKDEVPHQKIWADCVVCKNFPVCQEIALLKTL
- the mrdA gene encoding penicillin-binding protein 2, which encodes MEKINFRITVIVVFFIVIWCILLLRIFAISIQSNQYYTQLAQKNITRKDIDVPFRGLIRDRNGTLVALNQLGFSISFDPYLKKQQLKEQIEFLLKCFPELKPQDIEKNYMRERSSYNHTPIKVVKFLDYERVQKKYAYLIQNPFIFVEPSSRRHYPFNSSASHIIGYVGASDEGDLAKNSVSKYTGVVGKTGIEKKYNSFLQGEIGEKIVTVDSHNRIVSVRYEKDSASQNELSITIDMRLQKIADEAFLGKNGAVIVMDVKTGEILVAGSYPEYNLNDFVGGISHAKWNALQEDLSNPLLNKLVNGLYAPGSVIKMGMALALLEYAGINERTLIDTPGYIELGGRKFRDWKVGGHGKSDVVKAIRESVDVYFYKLSQQAGMTNIANVLGEMGFGQKTGVDLPNEFVGILPSPEWKMSKGQPWYLGDTVVTSIGQGSFLVTPMQIARYTGLMATGLLVTPHFAKSFRNIASEFEVKDVLNDFQKSKIKFIQEGMYQACNAHGGTARRSTVDSLVSIACKTGTAQVVSIPQNIKVRIKESELPYYHRSHAWMTGYAPYKNPKYAITVFIEHGESGGNAGPIMAKMVNALKKYHYIK
- the purH gene encoding bifunctional phosphoribosylaminoimidazolecarboxamide formyltransferase/IMP cyclohydrolase, with amino-acid sequence MHALLSVSNKEGIVDFAKGLRELGFTILSTGGTLKTLQDNGVEALDIGNYTQSEEMFEGRVKTLHPKIHGGILYQRDKKADVEIAKQKGIEAIDIVCVNLYPFEETIQKTDDFETIIENIDIGGPTMIRAAAKNFKDVLVITNKDDYSLVLERLKNNQNTLEFRREMMIKAFNHTAYYDAVIANYMNQKYHNGFGENVFICAKKVFPTRYGENPHQKGAFYEFNSIYKNHLKILKGEASFNNLTDINAAIKLASSFKDAKAVSIIKHGNPCGFAIKDSLLQSYQEALKCDNISAYGGVVAVNGVIDEELAIEISKTYIEVLVSAGITKEALKIFENKKRTKIFSFGEGILYQHRDLYDFKRIEGGLVYQQNDKILDDEVKNSKQMGKISASEKTLEDLEIAYIIAALTKSNCVAYVKNQALVAIGMGMTSRIDASYAAIKKAKEMGLDLEGCVLASEAFFPFKDSIEMAASIGVKAIIEPGGSIRDDEIIQCADANNIALYFSGIRHFLH
- the miaA gene encoding tRNA (adenosine(37)-N6)-dimethylallyltransferase MiaA translates to MELIAPKLIAILGSSGSGKSDLAISLAKELDAEIFSLDSLSIYKEIDILSAKPSLKDRTEITHYGVDRLEIFEENNATIFKNLLLEAIKETQKKILLIVGGSSFYLKAIIQGLSPLPPISQEIKNQISCLKNPYKTLLEKDEFFAKNIKPQDSYRIQKGLEILFSTNTPPSQYFKDNPPLPFPYPIDIFCIDINREVLRQRIIKRTEEMLLNGGILEMENLLKKYKKTSQPFKAIGPKECIDFLENKINLECLKEQIINHTMQLAKRQKTFNKNQFKEIKFLSKDLLFDEILRLYQA
- a CDS encoding NCS2 family permease; the protein is MQFLDRYFKITQSGSSIKTEAIAGFTTFLSMLYIVPVASSVLSDSGMPKEALITAVTLATIIATLLSGIIAKVPVAMSVGMGLNAYFSYGMVKGMGLSWEQALGAVFLSGVIFLIVSLTKLRTWLIKNIPSGLRFALAGGLGAFICAIGLRSLGIIQISPIGLPELGNLNSPKIWIGLFGIMIILFLSAKNIYASFLIGIVSCSVLGYFFNLTSLPQSIFSIPASIAPIALKMDFMGILSVALIPTIISLLILDLFDSLGTLAGVGAKIGLFQNKDNKGDKTLERTLGVDAAATVVGASLGVSTTTSFLESASGVSEGGRTGLTSVFCALFFALSLFLFPLFASIPDFAIYPALVVVGALMFLEIKNIDFSDLPVGISAFFAIILMPLTYSIANGLAGGFLTYIITSLALKQYHRLNFGVIFLGILSILPIVVNGIFLKA